Proteins from one bacterium genomic window:
- a CDS encoding thiolase family protein, protein MKLSKDLVLIDGVRTPMGEFNQSLSGISAIDLGAHAARALFERTGVEPVAIDHCVVGNAMQTSRDAIYGARHVALKAGVPQEVPALTVNRLCGSGIQAIISGAHMILNEEGETCLVGGIESMSQAPHVIWGARRGFGLGQGKLEDLLMASLLDPYCGCYMAQTSNNLARDYGISRQEQDEFALRSQQRAAAAWEAGRLAEEVAPIEVGKGKRARTLERDEHLRLDTTLEVLAGLPTVFGEDSFVTAGNASGIVDGAAMLLLATAEKAEELGKPALGRIRSWAVVAVDPSRMGIGPAPAIREAAGRAGMAVADFDLIEINEAFAGQILACVKELDLDVERLNVNGGAIALGHPLGATGARITLTLLKELKRRGGGVGVASACIGGGQGIAIVVEV, encoded by the coding sequence ATGAAACTGAGCAAAGACCTGGTTCTGATCGACGGGGTGCGCACCCCGATGGGGGAGTTCAATCAATCGCTGTCCGGCATTTCGGCCATTGACCTGGGGGCCCATGCGGCGAGGGCCCTGTTCGAGCGCACCGGCGTCGAGCCGGTCGCGATCGACCACTGCGTGGTCGGTAACGCGATGCAGACCTCACGCGATGCGATCTACGGAGCCCGGCATGTGGCGCTCAAGGCCGGAGTGCCTCAGGAGGTCCCCGCGCTCACGGTCAACCGGCTCTGCGGCTCCGGGATCCAGGCGATCATCAGCGGCGCGCACATGATTCTCAACGAGGAAGGCGAGACTTGTCTGGTGGGCGGCATCGAGAGCATGAGCCAGGCTCCTCACGTCATCTGGGGAGCACGCCGGGGATTCGGCCTTGGGCAGGGGAAGCTCGAGGATCTCCTGATGGCTTCGCTCCTGGATCCCTACTGCGGTTGCTACATGGCGCAAACCAGCAACAACCTGGCGCGTGACTACGGGATCTCGCGTCAGGAGCAGGACGAGTTCGCGCTTAGGAGCCAGCAGCGTGCCGCGGCCGCCTGGGAGGCAGGGAGGCTGGCGGAGGAGGTGGCTCCGATCGAGGTCGGCAAGGGCAAGCGAGCACGCACCCTCGAGCGCGACGAGCATCTCCGGCTGGATACCACCCTGGAGGTCTTGGCCGGTTTGCCGACGGTCTTTGGCGAAGACAGCTTTGTCACCGCCGGCAATGCCTCCGGTATCGTCGACGGCGCCGCCATGTTGCTTCTGGCTACCGCCGAAAAGGCCGAAGAGCTGGGCAAGCCGGCACTGGGACGCATTCGATCCTGGGCGGTGGTGGCCGTGGATCCGTCGCGCATGGGCATCGGGCCGGCACCGGCGATCCGGGAAGCCGCCGGGCGGGCCGGCATGGCCGTCGCCGACTTCGATCTGATCGAGATCAACGAGGCCTTTGCCGGTCAGATCCTGGCCTGCGTCAAGGAGCTCGACCTCGACGTCGAGAGACTCAACGTCAACGGCGGCGCGATCGCGCTCGGTCATCCCCTGGGAGCGACGGGGGCCCGGATCACGCTGACCCTGCTCAAGGAGCTCAAGCGCCGGGGTGGGGGAGTCGGAGTGGCGTCGGCCTGCATCGGCGGTGGCCAGGGCATCGCAATCGTGGTCGAGGTCTAG
- a CDS encoding threonine synthase has protein sequence MNWAKQLVCPRTGARDRLSRIHNLSPAGAPWLVEYDLDPERGQRLLRSLPRRAWTMWRYRELLPVNDPDHRTDLGEGGTPLVPLEGEAALGRRVWVKQEAGNPTGSFKARGLSMALNRARELGAPGVRLPSAGNAAIAAAAYAAACGLPCRVAVPADTPPNVTERVRSYGARIDAVGETLVESGRWLAEEAPELLDVSTLREPYRLEGKKTMGFELAEQFGWNLPEWILYPTGGGTGLIGIPKAFDELERLALVGSRRPRMVTVQMTGCAPIVKAFHEGRESAEPWLEPDTRVWGLRVPRAVGDFLILRALRATGGTAVAVEEEVVTAATRELPRKTGLDWGPEGAACWVALECLIGGGEIGRDDRVVILQTGHPANYG, from the coding sequence GTGAACTGGGCGAAACAGCTCGTCTGTCCGCGCACGGGTGCGCGCGATCGGCTCTCGAGAATCCACAACCTGTCGCCGGCGGGCGCGCCCTGGCTGGTGGAATACGACCTCGACCCGGAGCGCGGCCAGCGTCTGCTGCGCTCGCTGCCGCGCCGGGCCTGGACGATGTGGCGGTATCGGGAGCTGCTTCCGGTGAACGACCCCGATCATCGCACCGATCTCGGCGAAGGCGGAACGCCATTGGTACCTCTCGAGGGTGAGGCGGCTCTGGGAAGACGGGTATGGGTGAAGCAGGAGGCGGGCAATCCGACCGGCTCGTTCAAGGCTCGGGGCCTCTCGATGGCGCTCAACCGTGCCCGTGAGTTGGGGGCCCCGGGGGTTCGGCTGCCGAGCGCCGGCAACGCCGCGATCGCGGCCGCGGCCTACGCCGCGGCTTGCGGCCTGCCATGCCGCGTCGCGGTCCCGGCCGACACGCCCCCGAACGTCACGGAGCGCGTGCGCTCGTATGGAGCCAGGATCGACGCGGTTGGAGAGACTCTGGTCGAGTCTGGCCGGTGGCTGGCGGAGGAAGCGCCCGAGCTGCTCGATGTCTCGACTCTGCGCGAGCCCTACCGGCTCGAGGGCAAGAAGACCATGGGCTTCGAGCTGGCCGAACAGTTCGGCTGGAATCTGCCCGAATGGATTCTCTATCCGACCGGCGGCGGCACCGGGCTAATAGGAATTCCGAAGGCCTTCGACGAGCTCGAAAGGCTCGCCTTGGTGGGCTCGCGGCGACCCCGTATGGTGACCGTCCAGATGACCGGCTGCGCCCCGATCGTCAAGGCGTTTCACGAGGGGCGAGAGAGTGCGGAACCATGGCTCGAACCCGATACCCGTGTCTGGGGTCTGCGCGTGCCGCGCGCGGTCGGCGACTTTCTGATTCTGCGGGCGCTACGAGCGACGGGGGGCACCGCCGTGGCGGTGGAGGAAGAGGTAGTCACCGCAGCCACTCGGGAGCTGCCCCGAAAGACCGGACTCGACTGGGGCCCCGAGGGCGCCGCCTGTTGGGTCGCTCTCGAGTGCCTGATCGGCGGCGGCGAGATCGGCCGCGACGACCGGGTGGTGATTCTCCAAACCGGGCATCCCGCGAACTACGGTTAG
- a CDS encoding beta-lactamase family protein: protein MSSRKLRRFLDELYASGAVSAAAALVGSSRSIEYRAAVGVKRRRGAGRVTTSSLFDLASLTKPVTATLALALDRCGELSLSTTVGRALGREGIAVEASLGRRRLGTLLRHRSGLRPWTPLFDRCRARSEVVELLSSSPGLLGAGPPAYSDLGFILWGGIAEERTGRSLGALMQEHVTRPLGLHGLVGPPGDVPRVVECRLGNDRERDLARAEGLEIAGRRSPAPGTAQDGNARFLGGLSGHAGLFGSAQAIWRLAAEWLAPGAVLTEAAVESALAGRGEYVLGWWRRPAESAGRAGLWYGHRGFTGGGVWFCPETDEIRVFLAHRSSVSVPLSQWHARFLELEP from the coding sequence GTGAGCAGTCGGAAGCTCAGGAGGTTCCTCGACGAGCTCTACGCCTCGGGCGCGGTGAGCGCGGCGGCCGCTCTGGTTGGGAGCTCACGGTCGATCGAATACCGGGCCGCGGTCGGCGTCAAGAGGCGGCGGGGTGCGGGACGGGTTACGACGTCGAGCCTCTTTGATCTTGCGTCGCTCACCAAGCCGGTGACTGCGACCCTGGCGCTGGCTCTGGATCGGTGTGGTGAGCTCTCCCTGTCAACGACGGTGGGGCGCGCACTGGGCCGCGAGGGGATCGCGGTCGAGGCCAGCCTGGGTCGGCGTCGGCTCGGCACTCTTCTGCGGCATCGCTCCGGACTGAGGCCCTGGACGCCGCTCTTTGATCGCTGCCGGGCGCGGTCAGAGGTAGTCGAGCTGTTGAGCTCGAGCCCCGGGCTTCTGGGTGCGGGGCCGCCGGCCTACAGCGATCTCGGCTTCATTCTCTGGGGGGGCATCGCGGAAGAGAGAACCGGGCGCTCCTTGGGGGCACTGATGCAGGAACACGTAACTCGACCGCTGGGTCTCCACGGCCTCGTAGGGCCGCCCGGCGACGTACCGAGGGTGGTCGAATGCCGGCTCGGCAACGATCGCGAGCGGGATCTGGCCCGGGCCGAGGGTCTCGAGATCGCCGGTCGAAGATCGCCTGCGCCCGGGACCGCTCAGGACGGCAATGCCCGCTTTCTGGGTGGGCTTTCCGGGCATGCCGGCTTGTTCGGGTCCGCCCAGGCGATTTGGCGTCTGGCCGCGGAGTGGCTGGCGCCGGGAGCCGTGTTGACCGAGGCAGCTGTGGAGTCGGCGCTTGCCGGTCGAGGCGAGTATGTCCTGGGGTGGTGGCGTCGTCCGGCCGAGTCGGCGGGTAGGGCGGGACTCTGGTACGGTCACCGGGGCTTCACCGGTGGTGGAGTCTGGTTCTGTCCCGAAACCGACGAGATTCGGGTCTTTCTGGCCCATCGCAGCTCGGTATCGGTTCCGTTGAGCCAGTGGCACGCGAGGTTCCTCGAACTGGAGCCGTGA
- a CDS encoding TatD family hydrolase, whose translation MAKQVALGSESSGPVDSHCHLQYFDSGEVLRTLDEAREAGVRGFLVPAIRLSDSERLLSLAQREADVWCALGVHPHEAKSWHDGDQGRLGELLNEPGVVAVGECGLDFHYDYSPRDIQERVMKLQWELAKEAGLPVIVHNRESNAEMQAAVEAPAFAGLRGVLHSYAGGPELALTAISRGFYLGISGMVTFPRADNVREVLPATPRDRLLVETDTPYLAPVPYRGKKNRPAWVVEVARRLAAELEVSYRELCEATGENFRRLFLRTDGQGHQVDPTG comes from the coding sequence GTGGCAAAGCAGGTTGCACTCGGGTCCGAGTCCTCGGGGCCCGTCGATTCGCACTGTCACCTGCAGTACTTCGATTCCGGGGAGGTGCTGAGGACGCTGGACGAAGCCAGAGAAGCGGGCGTCAGAGGGTTTCTGGTGCCGGCGATACGACTCAGCGACAGTGAGCGGCTGCTGAGTCTGGCGCAGCGAGAAGCGGACGTCTGGTGCGCTTTGGGAGTCCACCCGCACGAAGCCAAGAGTTGGCATGACGGCGACCAGGGGCGGCTCGGAGAACTGTTGAACGAGCCGGGTGTGGTCGCGGTGGGCGAGTGCGGCCTGGATTTTCACTACGACTACTCACCCCGGGACATTCAGGAGCGAGTGATGAAGCTGCAGTGGGAGCTGGCGAAAGAAGCAGGTCTGCCGGTGATCGTCCACAACCGCGAGAGCAACGCCGAGATGCAGGCGGCCGTCGAGGCCCCGGCATTCGCCGGCCTCCGGGGTGTGCTGCACTCCTATGCCGGTGGACCCGAGCTGGCCCTGACGGCCATCTCTCGCGGCTTCTATCTCGGCATTTCCGGAATGGTGACTTTCCCCAGGGCGGACAACGTGCGCGAGGTCCTTCCCGCCACGCCCAGGGATCGGCTCCTGGTGGAAACCGACACACCCTACCTTGCCCCGGTTCCTTATCGGGGCAAGAAGAACCGCCCGGCATGGGTTGTGGAGGTGGCACGGCGCCTGGCCGCCGAGCTCGAGGTGTCCTATCGGGAACTCTGCGAGGCCACAGGGGAGAATTTCCGGAGGTTGTTCTTGCGGACCGATGGCCAGGGGCATCAGGTTGACCCGACCGGTTGA
- a CDS encoding Nif3-like dinuclear metal center hexameric protein — protein MSSETVARAELIRYLDELLDAKSFPDYGPNGLQVEGRESIEKIVTGVSACLGLFERAAELEADTVLVHHGIFWKGLPLQVTGDKYRRLESLIRHRINLIGYHLPLDAHPEIGNNALGARGLGCSELEPFAEFEGRKIGCHGRLAEAIRPDELLDRCTEVFGPEPSAFLGGPDDIGTLGIVSGGGSKALYDAIDLGLDVFITGEPNEWVMNVANEAGIHFVAAGHYRTEVLGIRSLGEHLAEKFGIEVEFVDVPNPV, from the coding sequence ATGAGTAGCGAAACGGTCGCTCGAGCCGAGCTGATTCGGTACCTCGACGAGCTGCTCGACGCCAAGTCCTTTCCCGACTACGGTCCGAACGGGCTCCAGGTCGAGGGACGCGAGTCGATCGAGAAGATCGTCACCGGCGTCTCGGCATGCCTGGGGCTGTTCGAGCGCGCGGCCGAGCTCGAGGCCGACACGGTCCTCGTCCATCATGGAATCTTCTGGAAGGGACTTCCCCTGCAAGTCACCGGCGACAAGTACCGCCGGCTGGAATCCCTGATTCGTCATCGGATCAATCTGATCGGCTACCACCTGCCGCTCGATGCCCACCCCGAGATCGGCAACAACGCGCTCGGCGCCCGGGGCCTCGGTTGTTCCGAGCTCGAGCCGTTCGCCGAGTTCGAAGGCCGCAAGATCGGCTGTCACGGCCGGCTGGCAGAGGCCATCCGCCCCGATGAGCTGCTCGATCGCTGTACCGAGGTCTTCGGCCCGGAGCCCTCGGCATTCCTGGGCGGTCCGGATGACATCGGGACCCTCGGCATCGTCTCCGGAGGCGGCTCCAAGGCTCTCTACGACGCGATCGACCTCGGCCTCGATGTGTTCATCACGGGAGAGCCCAACGAGTGGGTGATGAACGTCGCCAACGAGGCCGGGATCCATTTCGTAGCCGCCGGTCACTACCGGACCGAAGTCCTCGGCATCCGCTCTCTGGGCGAGCACCTCGCCGAGAAGTTCGGAATCGAGGTCGAGTTCGTGGACGTCCCGAACCCGGTGTAG
- a CDS encoding SDR family oxidoreductase codes for MIDLGGRKVLITGGSRGIGAACCRLFARAGATVWVHCATRKQAAERVLGDLSDAADAPHRMAAADLSDRRQVDRLFDEVEREWRRLDCLVNNAGIWVRNELADLDDAKLEDTLRLNLSGVFWAAQRALPLMARSADPSIVNISSTAGQRGEAFHSPYAASKGALIAATKSWAAELAPQVRVNSVAPGWVDTDMSAEAYAGGGREAIEKIIPLGRVATAEDIAGAVLFLASPLARHVTGEILNVNGGSVLCG; via the coding sequence ATGATCGACCTCGGCGGCCGGAAGGTACTGATCACCGGGGGTAGCCGCGGCATCGGCGCCGCGTGTTGCCGTCTCTTCGCTCGGGCCGGTGCGACGGTCTGGGTGCACTGTGCGACTCGCAAGCAGGCGGCCGAGCGGGTGCTCGGCGATTTGTCGGATGCCGCGGACGCACCGCACCGGATGGCAGCAGCCGATCTTTCCGATCGGCGCCAGGTGGACCGGCTCTTCGACGAGGTGGAGAGAGAATGGAGGCGCCTGGACTGCCTGGTCAACAACGCCGGGATCTGGGTGCGAAACGAGCTCGCGGACCTGGACGACGCCAAGCTCGAAGATACGCTCCGGCTCAACTTGAGCGGCGTGTTCTGGGCGGCGCAGCGGGCGCTGCCTCTGATGGCGAGATCGGCCGATCCCTCTATCGTGAACATCAGCTCGACCGCGGGCCAGCGTGGCGAAGCGTTCCACAGCCCGTACGCGGCCAGCAAAGGAGCTCTGATCGCGGCGACCAAGTCCTGGGCGGCCGAGTTGGCTCCGCAGGTCCGGGTCAATTCGGTCGCGCCGGGCTGGGTGGACACGGATATGTCGGCCGAGGCCTATGCGGGCGGTGGCCGAGAGGCGATCGAGAAGATCATTCCGCTCGGCCGGGTGGCCACGGCCGAGGACATCGCAGGCGCGGTTCTTTTCCTGGCCTCGCCGCTGGCGCGACATGTCACCGGCGAGATTCTCAACGTCAACGGCGGCAGCGTGCTCTGCGGATAG
- a CDS encoding response regulator: protein MSEPGLGDTASLDDVLVESTRPAKPNQPEKKDQILVVDDDDGIRQLLVSQIKAVGYPCRSAVNGEEALDLAIAEPRPSLVVSDVQMPGLSGIELLQQLKQLDPNLQVVMVSGHHDMAVVRQALRDGAYDYLIKPFELEELANTVDRALQHHQLLKQNEAYRLRLEKMVEAQTREILETRDLSLITLAKLAESRDNDTGLHLERMSEYSRRLAEEVARAGSYGDLLTEQFIHQLHRSSPLHDIGKVGIPDAILLKPAALTDAEFKVMQQHTTIGGDTLRTVIETHQGHTFLVMAMEIAYSHHERWDGNGYPNGLAESKIPIAARIVTLADAYDAITSQRPYKKAYEHEEAIRRITRDRGLHFDPVLVDAFLQCHEDFELIKNQINSSAPATRPGAPGAPLPSNE from the coding sequence ATGAGTGAGCCGGGTCTCGGGGACACCGCTTCCCTGGACGATGTCTTGGTCGAGTCGACCCGGCCGGCCAAGCCGAATCAGCCAGAGAAGAAAGATCAGATCCTGGTTGTCGACGACGACGACGGCATCCGCCAGCTTCTGGTGAGCCAGATCAAGGCCGTCGGCTATCCCTGCCGGAGCGCGGTCAACGGCGAAGAGGCTCTGGACCTGGCGATCGCCGAGCCCAGGCCATCGCTGGTGGTCTCTGACGTTCAGATGCCAGGTCTTTCTGGAATCGAGCTGCTCCAGCAGTTGAAGCAGCTCGACCCCAATCTCCAAGTCGTCATGGTCTCGGGTCATCACGACATGGCCGTCGTTCGCCAGGCCCTGCGAGACGGCGCCTATGACTACCTGATCAAGCCTTTCGAGCTCGAGGAGCTCGCCAACACGGTGGACCGTGCTCTTCAGCACCATCAGCTCCTCAAGCAGAACGAGGCCTACCGTCTGCGCCTCGAGAAAATGGTCGAGGCGCAAACGCGGGAGATCCTCGAGACCCGCGACCTTTCCCTGATCACTCTCGCAAAGCTGGCCGAATCGCGCGACAACGACACTGGGCTCCACCTGGAGCGCATGAGCGAGTACAGCCGTCGCCTGGCCGAGGAGGTGGCACGCGCCGGCAGCTACGGCGACCTGCTGACCGAACAGTTCATCCATCAGCTCCACCGATCCAGCCCGCTTCACGACATCGGCAAGGTCGGGATTCCAGACGCGATCCTGCTCAAGCCGGCCGCTCTCACGGACGCCGAGTTCAAAGTCATGCAGCAGCACACGACCATCGGCGGTGACACGTTGCGCACGGTGATCGAAACCCACCAGGGACACACTTTTCTGGTCATGGCCATGGAGATCGCCTACTCCCACCATGAGCGCTGGGATGGAAACGGCTATCCGAACGGCCTGGCCGAGTCCAAGATTCCGATTGCCGCGCGAATCGTCACTCTCGCCGATGCCTACGACGCCATCACCAGTCAGCGACCCTACAAAAAGGCCTACGAACACGAAGAAGCCATCCGCCGCATCACCCGCGATCGCGGCCTTCACTTCGATCCGGTCCTCGTTGACGCCTTCTTGCAGTGCCACGAGGACTTCGAGCTGATCAAGAACCAGATCAACTCGAGCGCCCCAGCCACCCGGCCCGGGGCACCAGGCGCGCCGCTACCCTCGAATGAGTAG
- a CDS encoding JAB domain-containing protein yields the protein MSGLIGDLESSERPRERLLANGGGSLADSELVAILLRTGGAGRSALDMARDLLRERSGLAGLVGIEPARLRRPGIGPAKTAAVLAAVELGRRLARSELPDQELLNRPDAVARYLRLRYARQGQEILGALFLDAKTRLLGEAEVFRGTLQRAAVSPRQLLKKALLCDAARLVVFHTHPSGDPSPSTEDLAFTRRLAEAGSVVGVELLDHLILGGGERWISLKTRGGW from the coding sequence ATGAGCGGCCTGATCGGCGATCTCGAGTCATCGGAACGCCCACGAGAGCGCTTGCTCGCCAATGGCGGCGGCTCTTTGGCCGATAGCGAGCTGGTGGCCATTCTGCTCAGAACGGGTGGCGCCGGCCGCTCGGCCCTCGACATGGCTCGGGATCTGCTGCGCGAGCGTTCGGGGCTGGCCGGGCTGGTCGGGATCGAGCCGGCTCGGCTGCGGCGACCGGGCATCGGTCCGGCCAAGACCGCGGCCGTTCTCGCCGCGGTCGAGCTCGGGCGGAGGCTGGCGCGTAGCGAGCTGCCCGACCAGGAGCTGCTGAATCGCCCGGACGCCGTCGCGAGGTACCTGCGCCTGCGCTACGCCCGGCAGGGGCAGGAGATCCTCGGTGCGCTTTTTCTGGACGCCAAGACCCGGCTCTTGGGCGAAGCCGAGGTCTTTCGCGGCACCCTTCAGCGCGCCGCGGTTTCGCCCAGGCAGCTGCTCAAGAAGGCGCTCTTGTGCGATGCCGCGCGCCTGGTCGTCTTTCACACCCACCCGAGCGGCGATCCTTCACCCAGCACCGAGGATCTCGCCTTCACCCGACGCTTGGCCGAGGCCGGGAGCGTGGTCGGCGTCGAGCTTCTGGATCACCTGATTCTCGGTGGCGGCGAGCGCTGGATATCGCTCAAGACCCGGGGCGGCTGGTAG
- a CDS encoding serine/threonine protein kinase has protein sequence MNQKASFETARIVGVEDIESSGLPETEPCECLDRYELRRPLSKGGFATVYEAYDPRIKRSVAIKKCSSLDEDDHERFFREAEIAGNLSHPNIVRIFDFGVAEGVPFIVQELLGGKDLADWIDSGLELSTHERVRILLQIARGAAYAHSRDVIHRDIKPANIRVLEDGSIKLLDFGVAAIRAAPSDLTQKGTTVGTAAYLAPEQIHGERPSRATDMFSFGVLAYELLSGHRPFEGETLSAVLYQIAHQQSEELRAGAIPGRLVRLVHRCLAKAPEQRPESFDKIVEALE, from the coding sequence ATGAACCAGAAAGCCAGCTTTGAGACAGCCCGGATCGTGGGCGTCGAGGATATCGAGAGCTCGGGGTTGCCCGAGACCGAGCCCTGCGAGTGCCTCGACCGCTACGAGCTCCGGCGGCCACTCAGCAAGGGCGGCTTTGCCACCGTCTACGAGGCCTACGATCCACGGATCAAACGCTCGGTTGCGATCAAGAAGTGCTCCTCGCTCGACGAAGACGACCACGAGCGGTTCTTCCGCGAAGCCGAGATCGCGGGCAACCTCAGTCACCCCAACATCGTCAGAATCTTCGACTTCGGCGTCGCCGAGGGTGTTCCATTCATCGTCCAGGAGCTTCTCGGCGGCAAGGACCTTGCCGACTGGATCGATTCCGGCCTCGAGCTCTCGACTCACGAGCGCGTTCGAATACTGCTGCAAATCGCCCGCGGCGCCGCCTACGCCCATTCGCGCGATGTCATCCACCGGGACATCAAACCAGCCAACATACGGGTTCTCGAAGACGGTTCGATCAAGCTGCTCGACTTCGGCGTCGCCGCAATCCGGGCGGCTCCTTCGGACCTCACCCAGAAGGGAACCACCGTCGGCACGGCCGCCTATCTGGCCCCGGAGCAGATCCATGGCGAGCGGCCCAGCCGGGCGACCGACATGTTCTCTTTCGGAGTACTGGCCTATGAGCTCCTCTCGGGCCACCGCCCGTTCGAGGGCGAGACCCTTTCGGCGGTGCTCTATCAGATCGCTCATCAGCAATCGGAAGAGCTCCGAGCCGGGGCCATCCCCGGCCGCCTCGTCCGCCTCGTGCACCGCTGCCTGGCGAAGGCGCCGGAGCAGAGGCCCGAGAGCTTCGACAAGATCGTCGAAGCGCTCGAGGA
- the metG gene encoding methionine--tRNA ligase, producing MSDFYVTTPIYYVNDLPHIGHVYTTVVADTLARYRRLMGDRVYFSTGTDEHGVNILRVAEGKGITPLEQADRVVSRYHDLWEQLGISHSDFIRTTEDRHHRAVAEIVRRIEANGDLYVAKHEGWYCASCETFYTEKEIGPDRACPVHESPTEWQAEENVFFRLSKYQDRLLDWYAQPGSVEPVSRRNEVRSFVESGLRDISVSRADLPWGVPFPGHEGQTVYVWLEALTNYLSVLGFGAGDQPLFDTFWQGPDSTRVHLVGKDILRFHAVYWPAFLMSAGLPLPTTVYAHGWWLRDAKKISKSVGNIVRLDELFEHFGVDPVRYFLLREMVFGQDASFSDEAFVDRFNSDLANDLGNTLSRLVKLSAKAFDGKTPPESCSNNPVKDAAEPAIADYLEAMDEYAFHKALRGLWRILAEVNQYLVSREPWKSLKKDEVDDGVSRVLWNGLEGVRLVATGLLPFMPTLAARVLTALGVDAGSVNADALRWGGLPLSAPLPEKRTLFPRIDKSAFLAGEAEPPPPEAEEERNDMISIDDFFKIELKVAKVVAAERIPKSKKLIKLEVEVGEERRNLVAGIAEAYEAEDLVGKQVVIVANLQPATLMGVESQGMVLAASVDGRPVLLHPGAEVPSGTQVK from the coding sequence ATGTCTGATTTCTATGTAACCACGCCGATTTACTACGTCAACGACTTGCCGCACATTGGCCACGTCTACACGACCGTGGTGGCCGATACTCTGGCGAGGTACCGGCGGCTCATGGGCGACCGGGTCTACTTTTCGACCGGCACCGACGAGCACGGGGTCAACATCCTCAGAGTCGCCGAGGGCAAGGGGATTACGCCGCTCGAACAGGCCGATCGGGTGGTGTCGCGGTACCACGATCTCTGGGAGCAGCTGGGAATCTCCCACAGCGATTTCATCCGGACGACCGAGGACCGCCATCATCGCGCGGTGGCCGAGATCGTCCGGCGGATCGAGGCGAACGGCGACCTTTATGTCGCGAAGCACGAGGGCTGGTACTGCGCGTCCTGCGAGACTTTCTACACCGAGAAGGAGATCGGCCCCGACAGGGCCTGCCCGGTTCACGAGAGCCCGACCGAGTGGCAGGCGGAGGAGAACGTCTTCTTCCGGCTATCGAAATACCAGGACCGGCTGCTCGACTGGTACGCCCAGCCTGGTTCGGTCGAGCCGGTGAGCCGCCGAAATGAAGTCCGGAGCTTCGTCGAGTCCGGGCTGCGGGATATTTCGGTGAGCCGAGCCGACCTTCCCTGGGGTGTACCGTTCCCCGGACACGAGGGCCAGACGGTCTACGTATGGCTCGAAGCGCTGACCAACTACCTCAGCGTGCTGGGTTTCGGCGCCGGCGATCAGCCCCTCTTCGACACCTTTTGGCAGGGTCCGGACAGTACACGCGTCCACCTCGTCGGTAAGGACATCCTGAGGTTTCACGCGGTCTACTGGCCCGCGTTCCTGATGTCCGCGGGCCTCCCCCTGCCTACCACCGTCTACGCGCACGGCTGGTGGCTGCGGGACGCTAAGAAGATCTCCAAGTCGGTCGGCAACATCGTCCGGCTCGACGAGCTATTCGAGCATTTCGGCGTCGATCCGGTGCGCTACTTCCTGCTCCGCGAAATGGTCTTCGGCCAGGACGCGTCGTTCTCGGACGAAGCTTTTGTGGACCGGTTCAACAGCGATCTCGCCAACGATCTGGGCAATACGCTCAGCCGGCTGGTGAAGCTGTCGGCCAAGGCCTTTGACGGCAAGACGCCACCGGAGTCCTGCTCCAACAACCCGGTGAAGGATGCCGCCGAACCGGCGATCGCCGACTATCTCGAGGCCATGGACGAGTACGCTTTTCACAAGGCCTTGAGAGGCCTCTGGCGGATTCTTGCCGAGGTGAACCAGTATCTGGTCTCGAGAGAGCCGTGGAAGAGCCTGAAGAAGGATGAGGTCGACGACGGCGTTTCGCGAGTGCTCTGGAACGGCCTCGAGGGCGTTCGGCTGGTGGCCACGGGACTCTTGCCGTTCATGCCGACCCTTGCCGCCAGGGTCTTGACGGCGCTGGGCGTCGATGCCGGATCGGTGAACGCGGATGCGCTCCGGTGGGGAGGCTTGCCGCTGTCCGCGCCGCTCCCGGAGAAGCGGACGCTGTTCCCGCGCATCGACAAGTCGGCGTTTCTCGCGGGCGAAGCCGAGCCGCCGCCTCCGGAGGCCGAAGAGGAAAGAAACGACATGATCAGCATCGACGATTTTTTCAAGATCGAGCTCAAGGTCGCGAAAGTAGTGGCCGCCGAACGGATTCCGAAGTCCAAGAAGCTCATCAAGCTCGAGGTCGAGGTCGGGGAAGAGAGACGTAACCTGGTTGCCGGTATCGCCGAAGCCTACGAAGCCGAGGACTTGGTCGGCAAGCAAGTGGTGATCGTCGCCAACCTTCAACCGGCGACGCTCATGGGCGTCGAGTCTCAGGGCATGGTGCTGGCGGCTTCGGTCGACGGCAGACCGGTCTTGCTGCACCCCGGAGCCGAGGTGCCTTCCGGCACCCAGGTGAAGTAG